In Candidatus Izemoplasmatales bacterium, the following are encoded in one genomic region:
- a CDS encoding glycoside hydrolase family 30 protein produces MIRTVVTAKDTDLRLSEVENLVGAATEAPAITLDPSVRYQTIAGFGGAFTESACYNLYRVSPEVREQAIRLYFDPVEGIGYSLGRVSIHGCDFSLSSYTYIEEGDAELATFDIARDRKYVIPVVLAAERIAGKPIGLLGSPWTPPAFMKDNNSPIRGGHLLERYADAWARYYVRFVEEYRKAGLTVKWISVQNEPQAVQRWDSCIYSGEQERDFVKNHLGPTVAASDVADVGIMVWDHNRDVMVEHVTPILNDPEAAKYVWGMAFHWYVSEAFGNVGRTHDLWPDKHLMFTEGCVENFHMHKYTWESGERYARNIIGDLSNWCEGWMDWNLWLDNLGGPNHVNNVCDAPIILDVFPEKIILESSYYYIGHFSKFVQPGAVRIASKNDHPSLSAIAFENPDGTVALVVMNATKNAQTYLLDGIGERRSVQSPARSITTVLVSR; encoded by the coding sequence ATGATCAGAACCGTCGTCACCGCCAAGGATACCGACCTGCGCCTTTCCGAGGTCGAGAACCTCGTCGGCGCCGCCACCGAGGCGCCCGCGATCACGCTCGATCCGAGCGTCCGCTACCAGACCATCGCCGGATTCGGCGGCGCCTTCACCGAGTCCGCCTGCTACAACCTCTACCGCGTCTCGCCGGAAGTCCGCGAGCAGGCGATCCGGCTCTACTTCGACCCCGTCGAGGGGATCGGCTACAGCCTCGGCCGGGTCTCGATCCACGGCTGCGACTTCTCGCTGTCGAGCTACACCTACATCGAGGAGGGCGACGCCGAACTCGCCACCTTCGACATCGCCCGCGACCGCAAGTACGTGATCCCCGTCGTCCTGGCCGCGGAACGGATCGCCGGGAAGCCGATCGGCCTCCTCGGCTCGCCGTGGACGCCGCCCGCCTTCATGAAGGACAACAACTCGCCGATCCGCGGCGGCCATCTCCTCGAACGGTACGCCGACGCCTGGGCGCGCTATTACGTGCGCTTCGTCGAGGAATACCGCAAGGCCGGACTCACGGTCAAGTGGATCTCGGTGCAGAACGAGCCGCAGGCGGTGCAGCGCTGGGATTCCTGCATCTATTCGGGCGAGCAGGAGCGCGACTTCGTGAAGAACCATCTCGGACCGACGGTCGCCGCCTCGGACGTCGCCGACGTCGGGATCATGGTCTGGGACCACAACCGCGACGTGATGGTCGAGCACGTGACGCCGATCCTGAACGATCCGGAGGCCGCGAAATACGTCTGGGGCATGGCCTTCCACTGGTACGTCTCCGAAGCCTTCGGAAACGTCGGCCGGACGCACGACCTCTGGCCCGACAAGCACCTCATGTTCACCGAGGGGTGCGTCGAGAACTTCCACATGCACAAGTACACCTGGGAGTCCGGCGAACGCTACGCCCGCAACATCATCGGCGACCTCTCGAACTGGTGCGAGGGCTGGATGGACTGGAACCTCTGGCTCGACAACCTCGGCGGACCGAACCACGTGAACAACGTCTGCGACGCCCCGATCATCCTCGACGTCTTCCCCGAGAAGATCATCCTCGAATCCTCCTACTACTACATCGGCCACTTCTCCAAGTTCGTGCAGCCCGGCGCGGTCCGGATCGCATCGAAGAACGACCATCCCTCGCTTTCGGCGATCGCCTTCGAGAATCCCGACGGAACCGTCGCGCTGGTCGTGATGAACGCCACGAAGAACGCGCAGACATACCTTCTCGACGGCATCGGCGAA
- a CDS encoding glycoside hydrolase family 16 protein codes for MKKYILEWADEFDRAGKPDPQKWNYDVGQKKWGNGELQYYTAGDNADVRDSQLLIRGVIEPYLDAPYSSARLTTYERKHFQYGRIAVSAKLPSAKGSWPAIWMMPTDKKAGIPWPLCGEIDIMEHVTTHFGTIHVSLHTDLYNHVKRTQRTHFEPVEGITTGFHEYAMDWTPEYIEFFVDGKSFQKYEKNAPGYEAGERGWPFDKPYYLILNLAIGGTWGGAIDPAQYPAEFAIDYVRYYRIEE; via the coding sequence ATGAAGAAGTACATCCTCGAATGGGCGGACGAGTTCGACCGCGCGGGCAAACCCGACCCGCAGAAATGGAACTACGACGTCGGACAGAAGAAGTGGGGCAACGGCGAACTGCAGTACTACACCGCCGGCGACAACGCCGACGTGCGCGATTCGCAGCTTCTGATCCGCGGGGTCATCGAACCCTATCTCGACGCGCCCTACAGTTCGGCGCGCCTCACCACCTACGAGCGCAAGCACTTCCAGTACGGGCGTATCGCCGTTTCGGCGAAGCTTCCTTCGGCGAAGGGTTCGTGGCCGGCGATCTGGATGATGCCGACGGACAAGAAGGCCGGGATCCCCTGGCCGCTCTGCGGCGAGATCGACATCATGGAACACGTCACGACCCACTTCGGGACGATCCACGTGAGCCTGCACACTGACCTCTACAACCACGTGAAGCGCACCCAGCGCACGCATTTCGAACCGGTCGAGGGAATCACGACCGGATTCCACGAGTACGCGATGGACTGGACCCCCGAATACATCGAGTTCTTCGTCGACGGGAAGTCGTTCCAGAAGTATGAGAAGAACGCACCCGGCTACGAGGCCGGCGAGCGCGGGTGGCCCTTCGACAAGCCCTACTACCTGATCCTGAACCTCGCGATCGGCGGCACGTGGGGCGGCGCGATCGATCCGGCGCAGTATCCCGCCGAGTTCGCCATCGACTACGTCCGCTACTACCGCATCGAAGAATGA
- a CDS encoding cyclic-di-AMP receptor, with product MKLVLAIVSNEDASKVIKTLIKEGFFVTKLATTGGFLMSGNTTILVGVQDDQVDKCVQVISEMSKRRTKLVPNAISSEFGIFSSTPVEVQVGGATIFVMDVDQFIKA from the coding sequence ATGAAACTGGTATTGGCGATCGTTTCGAACGAAGATGCGAGCAAGGTCATCAAGACGCTCATCAAGGAAGGCTTTTTCGTGACGAAGCTGGCGACCACCGGCGGATTCCTCATGAGCGGCAACACGACGATCCTCGTCGGCGTGCAGGACGACCAGGTCGACAAGTGCGTCCAGGTCATCAGCGAGATGTCGAAACGCCGCACCAAGCTGGTTCCGAACGCGATTTCAAGCGAATTCGGGATCTTTTCCTCGACGCCCGTCGAGGTCCAGGTCGGCGGCGCGACGATCTTCGTCATGGACGTCGACCAGTTCATCAAGGCCTGA
- the sufB gene encoding Fe-S cluster assembly protein SufB has translation MAEARKPDAESVVGEYKYGFSTEAKTVYQTGRGLSADVVRAISAIKGEPAWMTETRLKAYEAFLSKPNPTWGPDLSGIDFSDIVYYIKSSAKVEKDWKDVPESIKDTFSKLGIPEAEQKYLAGVTTQFESEAVYHSTIQELQDAGVIFLDTDSALREYPEILKAYFGKAVPFTDNKYAALNTAVWSGGSFIYFPKGVRIEKPLQSYFRINSEKMGQFERTLIVVEEGASLNYVEGCTAPIYSSDSLHAAVVEIFVMENAYCRYSTVQNWSTNIINLVTKRAVVETRGHMEWIDGNIGSGLNMKYPSCILKGDYAKGTTISIAFAGKGQHQDTGAKMIHIGRNTTSTIVSKSIAAKGGKVNYRGLVTQGPRAVDARSKVECDTIILDAESSSDTLPTNVVKNFRGQIEHEATVSKVSEAELFYLMSRGLTEAQATEMIVMGFIEPFARELPMEYAVELNQLIRLEMTGSIG, from the coding sequence ATGGCGGAAGCCAGGAAGCCGGACGCGGAGAGCGTCGTCGGCGAGTACAAATACGGCTTTTCCACGGAAGCGAAGACCGTCTACCAGACGGGACGCGGCCTGTCCGCCGACGTCGTCCGCGCGATTTCCGCGATCAAGGGCGAACCGGCGTGGATGACGGAGACCCGCCTCAAGGCCTACGAGGCCTTCCTGAGCAAGCCGAACCCGACCTGGGGGCCCGACCTCTCGGGCATCGACTTCTCCGACATCGTCTACTACATCAAGTCCTCCGCGAAGGTCGAGAAGGACTGGAAGGACGTTCCCGAATCGATCAAGGACACCTTCTCCAAGCTCGGCATCCCCGAAGCCGAGCAGAAGTACCTCGCCGGGGTGACGACCCAGTTCGAATCCGAGGCCGTCTACCACAGCACGATCCAGGAGCTGCAGGACGCGGGCGTGATCTTCCTCGATACCGACTCCGCGCTCCGGGAGTATCCGGAGATCCTCAAGGCGTATTTCGGGAAAGCCGTCCCCTTCACCGACAACAAGTACGCCGCCCTCAACACCGCGGTGTGGAGCGGCGGCTCGTTCATCTACTTCCCGAAAGGCGTGAGGATCGAGAAGCCGCTGCAGTCGTACTTCCGCATCAACTCCGAGAAGATGGGGCAGTTCGAACGGACCCTGATCGTCGTCGAGGAGGGCGCCTCGCTCAACTACGTCGAAGGCTGCACCGCGCCGATCTATTCGTCCGATTCGCTCCATGCGGCGGTCGTCGAGATCTTCGTGATGGAGAACGCGTACTGCCGCTACTCGACGGTCCAGAACTGGTCGACGAACATCATCAACCTCGTCACCAAGCGTGCCGTCGTCGAAACCCGCGGCCACATGGAGTGGATCGACGGGAACATCGGCTCGGGTCTCAACATGAAATACCCCTCCTGCATCCTCAAGGGCGACTACGCCAAGGGGACGACGATCTCGATCGCCTTCGCCGGCAAGGGACAGCACCAGGACACCGGCGCGAAGATGATCCACATCGGCCGGAACACGACCTCCACGATCGTCTCCAAGTCGATCGCGGCCAAGGGCGGAAAGGTCAACTACCGCGGCCTCGTGACCCAGGGACCGCGCGCCGTCGACGCCCGAAGCAAGGTCGAATGCGACACCATCATCCTCGATGCGGAGTCGTCCTCGGACACGCTGCCGACGAACGTCGTGAAGAACTTCCGCGGCCAGATCGAGCACGAGGCGACGGTCTCGAAGGTTTCCGAGGCCGAACTCTTCTACCTGATGAGCCGCGGTCTGACGGAAGCCCAGGCGACCGAGATGATCGTGATGGGATTCATCGAACCCTTCGCGCGCGAGCTGCCGATGGAATACGCCGTCGAACTCAACCAGCTGATCAGGCTCGAGATGACCGGTTCGATCGGATGA
- a CDS encoding SUF system NifU family Fe-S cluster assembly protein: MAELDNLYREVILEHYKNPRNKGLSQDPGYVTVHIKNPSCGDDITIQTLFDGDVVKDCRHEGHGCSICCSSASVLTETMVGKTLKESKTIAENYLAMVSNKPFDPTVDLEEATVYAGVRQFPARVKCASIAWQAFLKTITDRN; the protein is encoded by the coding sequence ATGGCCGAACTCGACAACCTGTACCGCGAGGTCATCCTCGAACACTACAAGAATCCCCGCAACAAGGGGCTCTCGCAGGACCCCGGCTACGTCACCGTCCACATCAAGAACCCCTCGTGCGGCGACGACATCACGATCCAGACCCTCTTCGACGGCGACGTCGTGAAGGATTGCCGGCACGAGGGCCACGGCTGCAGCATCTGCTGCTCGTCGGCTTCGGTCCTGACCGAGACCATGGTCGGAAAGACGCTGAAAGAATCGAAGACGATCGCCGAGAACTATCTCGCGATGGTCTCGAACAAGCCGTTCGATCCGACCGTCGACCTCGAAGAGGCGACCGTCTACGCCGGCGTGCGACAGTTTCCGGCGCGCGTGAAATGCGCCTCGATCGCCTGGCAGGCGTTCCTGAAGACGATAACCGACAGAAACTAG
- a CDS encoding SufS family cysteine desulfurase, giving the protein MERNPWRELFPQLSGKDEAFLDSAASSLKPRSVIAAVDHYYNDLSVNIHRGMYKSSYEATMLYEEARAKVAAFIGADESEIVFLRGATAALNLVATSFGLARLQAGDEIIVSELEHHSSFLPWQAVAAKTGAKLVFVPLDAEKRITVDAFRSVLTKRTRVVALTYVSNVMGYVTPLCEIVPIARSVGAVVVADAAQAVQHLTIDVKALDVDFLAFSGHKMLGPTGIGVLYGKSALLAGMEPIEYGGEMIDDVAKDRSTWKDAPYKFESGTMPIASAIGLGAAVDLIRSIGIPTIEDHVVRIRRYAYTQLKKIPGIVIYNPTADTGTIAFNVEGVHPHDAATFFAEKNVSLRAGHHCAQLLIRALGIEACLRASFYLYNSYADCDRLVETAREAVAFFKGVGF; this is encoded by the coding sequence ATGGAAAGGAATCCCTGGCGCGAACTGTTTCCGCAGCTGTCCGGAAAGGACGAGGCGTTCCTCGACAGCGCCGCGTCTTCGCTGAAGCCGCGTTCCGTGATCGCCGCCGTCGACCACTACTACAACGACCTGTCGGTGAACATCCATCGCGGGATGTACAAGTCGAGCTACGAGGCGACGATGCTCTACGAGGAAGCCCGGGCGAAGGTCGCGGCCTTCATCGGTGCGGACGAATCCGAAATCGTCTTCCTGCGCGGCGCGACCGCCGCGCTCAATCTCGTCGCGACTTCCTTCGGCCTTGCCCGACTCCAGGCGGGCGACGAGATCATCGTCTCCGAACTGGAACACCACTCCTCGTTTCTGCCATGGCAGGCGGTCGCCGCGAAGACGGGCGCGAAACTCGTCTTCGTGCCGCTCGACGCCGAGAAGCGGATCACCGTCGACGCCTTCCGTTCGGTACTGACAAAACGGACCCGGGTGGTCGCCCTCACCTACGTCTCCAACGTGATGGGATACGTCACGCCGCTTTGCGAGATCGTCCCCATCGCCCGTTCCGTCGGGGCCGTCGTCGTCGCCGACGCCGCCCAGGCGGTCCAGCACCTGACGATCGACGTGAAGGCGCTCGACGTCGATTTCCTCGCCTTCTCCGGACACAAGATGCTCGGCCCGACCGGCATCGGCGTGCTCTACGGGAAGTCCGCCCTGCTCGCCGGCATGGAGCCGATCGAATACGGCGGCGAGATGATCGACGACGTCGCGAAGGACCGTTCGACCTGGAAGGACGCGCCCTACAAGTTCGAATCGGGGACGATGCCGATCGCATCTGCGATCGGGCTCGGCGCCGCCGTCGACCTGATCCGGTCGATTGGGATTCCGACGATCGAGGACCACGTCGTTCGGATCCGCCGCTACGCCTACACGCAGCTCAAGAAGATTCCGGGCATCGTCATCTACAATCCGACCGCCGACACCGGCACGATCGCCTTCAACGTCGAAGGCGTCCATCCCCACGACGCGGCGACCTTCTTCGCGGAGAAGAACGTCTCGCTGCGCGCCGGGCACCACTGCGCGCAGCTCCTGATCAGGGCGCTCGGCATCGAAGCGTGCCTGCGCGCTTCGTTCTATCTCTACAATTCGTACGCCGACTGCGACCGCCTGGTCGAGACGGCACGGGAAGCCGTCGCCTTCTTCAAGGGTGTCGGCTTCTAG
- a CDS encoding SufD family Fe-S cluster assembly protein, with amino-acid sequence MRIPTTFRDRSDIAVIGPRKRDDRLSTGTMTASDRGLRFIFGTMPQSAPATLVMTGSGERIVLRFRAAHPAKVLLYLSSADTSRWHVSVDVEDGAEATLSCFILGSTRNASFDRRYAIGEAASLDLSTFLLNGGTTTVADHAVISGALGAFRAETLAVLTADDRLAAVQDVRHLARSTTSSIVNSLVAAGSATIGFDVTGAIGKGNAGSDCKQSNRGVLLGEKAVIEVSPKLLIDEFDVQAGHGCAIGRVNADELYYLTSRGLDETTAKRLVVSGYVAPFVAKIDDPSIRRNVEKMLSTKLGGDI; translated from the coding sequence ATGAGGATTCCGACCACGTTCCGCGATCGGTCCGACATCGCCGTGATCGGTCCGCGCAAGCGCGACGACCGGCTGTCGACCGGCACGATGACCGCATCCGACCGCGGCCTTCGGTTCATCTTCGGCACGATGCCCCAGTCCGCTCCGGCGACCCTCGTCATGACCGGTTCCGGCGAACGGATCGTGCTTCGGTTCCGGGCCGCCCATCCCGCCAAGGTCCTGCTCTACCTGTCATCCGCCGATACGTCGCGGTGGCACGTCTCCGTCGACGTCGAAGACGGCGCGGAAGCGACCCTCTCGTGCTTCATCCTGGGATCGACGCGCAACGCCTCCTTCGATCGGCGGTATGCGATCGGCGAAGCAGCCAGCCTCGACCTCTCCACCTTCCTCCTGAACGGCGGAACCACGACCGTCGCCGACCATGCGGTCATTTCCGGAGCCCTTGGCGCGTTTCGCGCCGAGACGCTCGCGGTCCTCACTGCGGACGATCGGCTCGCGGCCGTCCAAGACGTCCGCCATCTCGCCCGATCGACGACTTCGTCGATCGTGAATTCGCTCGTGGCCGCCGGTTCGGCGACGATCGGGTTCGACGTGACCGGCGCGATCGGAAAGGGGAACGCCGGATCCGACTGCAAGCAGTCCAACCGCGGCGTCCTTCTCGGCGAGAAGGCCGTGATCGAAGTCTCGCCGAAACTGCTCATCGACGAATTCGACGTCCAGGCGGGACACGGCTGCGCGATCGGCCGCGTGAACGCCGACGAACTCTACTACCTCACGTCGAGGGGACTCGACGAAACGACCGCGAAGCGGCTCGTCGTTTCCGGCTACGTCGCGCCCTTCGTCGCGAAGATCGACGATCCGTCGATCCGCCGGAACGTCGAGAAAATGCTCTCCACGAAACTCGGAGGTGACATCTGA